A region from the Acyrthosiphon pisum isolate AL4f chromosome A1, pea_aphid_22Mar2018_4r6ur, whole genome shotgun sequence genome encodes:
- the LOC100164526 gene encoding COP9 signalosome complex subunit 3, translating into MDSDMAVPQLDQFVLTVRNLANSADNRELTEYLSKQSETLHKYITNLDSVLEALDVHENSITVLTVLGVKATAQKPPDIPGVQYHTAIATQINDFVVTISEDELRVLAEPLANVMKSMLTNLGDMEKPMSAIPIIRRAICKLQEKPYQLTQLHCLLCQACLMSNNLKPALSLLDQDIYVLGTDEPAVTFDPKFFLSYYYLGGVIYAAMKNYSRAITFFEIALTTLLPMLSQIMIESYKKFVLVSIIHLGTVPALPKLSPALIERVLKPVCQAYLDIIPAYQIGDPEELQRTINKYHDVYLRDNNKGLVKQVVKALHRKNIHKLTNTFLNMSISDLAQRINLPNIVEAEEHLMAMIESGEIYGKINRKEGTIMFNDPPKKYEDPSVLKKILDEVTNKISFSSTVRMMDEAILINPSFVKKTSSEDDGLSLGQSSSKSYQA; encoded by the exons ATGGACAGCGACATGGCGGTCCCTCAACTTGACCAGTTCGTGCTGACCGTCAGAAATTTGGCCAACTCGG cTGACAATCGAGAACTTACCGAATATCTTTCCAAACAGTCAGAAAcactacataaatatattactaatttagATAGTGTTCTTGAAGCACTTGATGTTCATGAGAACTCAATCACAGTACTTACTGTTTTGGGTGTTAAAGCTACTGCCCAAAAACCCCCGGATATACCAGGAGTTCAATATCATACAGCAATAGCAACGCAAATTAATGACTTTGTTGTTACTATCAGTGAAGATGAACTCAGAGTTTTGGCTGAACCAT TGGCTAATGTGATGAAATCCATGTTGACTAACCTTGGTGATATGGAGAAACCTATGTCTGCTATTCCAATAATAAGGCGTGCTATATGTAAACTGCAGGAAAAACCATATCAATTAACTCAACTTCATTGTCTTTTATGTCAAGCCTGTTTAATGTCCAATAATCTTAAGCCTGCCTTAAGTCTTTTGGATCAGGATATATATGTATTGGGAACTGATGAA ccTGCAGTAACGTTTgatccaaaattttttttaagttactacTATTTGGGTGGTGTAATCTACGCTGCAATGAAGAATTATTCAAGAGCAATCACATTCTTTGAAATTGCTCTTACAACTTTACTTCCTATGCTGTCTCAAATCATGATAGAATCATATAAGAAATTTGTTTTGGTCTCAATTATACATTTAGGAACTGTACCTGCACTTCCAAAGTTATCACCAGCCCTCATTGAAAGAGTGCTAAAACCTGTGTGTCAAGCATATTTGGATATAATACCAGCGTATCAAATTGGTGATCCAGAGGAACTACAAAGGACAATCAACAAATACCATGATGTTTATCTaag AGATAATAATAAGGGATTAGTAAAACAAGTTGTAAAAGCATTGCACAGGAAGAATATACATAAATTGACAAACACTTTTTTGAATATGTCAATTTCTGATTTAGCACAAAGAATCAATCTTCCTAACATAGTAGAAGCCGAAGAACATCTAATGGCCATG ATTGAATCTGGTGAAATTTATGGCAAGATCAACCGTAAAGAAGGTACAATTATGTTTAATGATCCACCCAAGAAATATGAAGACCCAagtgttctaaaaaaaattttagatgaa gtAACTAATAAGATATCATTTAGCAGTACAGTACGAATGATGGATGaagctattttaataaatccatCGTTTGTTAAAAAAACTAGTAGTGAAGATGATGGACTTTCTTTAGGCCAAAGTTCATCCAAAAGTTATCAAGCATGA
- the LOC100167851 gene encoding adhesive plaque matrix protein, which translates to MKSFSVFCYAVCAVTVIGSTRCEPAEDSASTDKAPPANRRSIGEYHGLYAPAYHTHYGAATASYHGHYAPATAHYHAHGYAAPAHYHGHGYAPAHYHSHGYAPAHYHSHGYAPAHYHHHETTVHGFKHQPVVYQSVVNTYPTATTVVHKPVPVPVAHPVPVPVVRPVAVEVPRPYPVAVNRPYPVTVIKPVAVPVAQPYPVTVYKPYPVPVYRPLPVAPVARPAATTVHYVTRLPTVRVPLVRYPAPSYHSHSYAPHYHGAVAYQGPSSYQGPSAYQGQSSYQAAQSSLLQGSTAYQGPSAYQGPSSYQAAYPTEATSSYLQQLAALRAAGGNYDVNEAAAQQQTLQDEYSYLQEQRDVGATDIHHHHHDDDAHHLHEHGLIDQDGGLGSSAGYPSLTADETFKTSLGVPNTDYTGKKK; encoded by the exons ATGAAGTCGTTTTCA GTGTTCTGTTATGCGGTGTGCGCGGTGACCGTTATCGGTTCGACAAGGTGCGAACCGGCAGAGGACAGTGCTTCGACCGACAAAGCACCACCAGCCAACAGGAGGAGCATCGGCGAGTACCATGGACTGTACGCCCCGGCGTATCACACTCACTATGGTGCGGCCACGGCCAGCTATCACGGCCACTACGCCCCAGCGACGGCCCACTACCACGCTCACGGTTACGCAGCTCCGGCACACTATCACGGCCACGGCTACGCACCGGCACACTATCACAGTCACGGGTACGCACCAGCACACTATCACAGTCACGGGTACGCACCAGCACACTATCACCATCATGAGACAACTGTGCATGGGTTCAAACACCAGCCTGTCGTCTACCAGTCGGTGGTAAACACGTATCCAACGGCCACCACGGTCGTCCACAAACCAGTGCCGGTGCCCGTCGCACACCCTGTCCCGGTGCCCGTCGTCCGACCCGTGGCCGTTGAAGTTCCTCGGCCGTACCCAGTGGCCGTCAACCGACCATACCCGGTGACCGTCATCAAGCCCGTCGCCGTGCCCGTGGCCCAGCCGTACCCGGTGACGGTCTACAAACCGTACCCGGTGCCCGTGTACCGGCCGCTCCCGGTGGCCCCGGTGGCCAGGCCAGCCGCTACCACCGTACATTACGTCACCAGACTTCCGACAGTTCGCGTACCGCTCGTCAGGTATCCGGCACCGTCATATCACTCGCATTCTTACGCTCCACACTATCACGGTGCGGTGGCTTATCAGGGTCCGTCTTCATACCAGGGACCGTCTGCTTATCAGGGACAGTCATCGTACCAGGCTGCACAGTCGTCGTTACTGCAAGGATCGACTGCTTACCAGGGACCATCGGCTTACCAGGGACCGTCGTCGTACCAGGCGGCGTACCCAACTGAGGCAACGTCTTCTTATCTGCAACAGCTGGCGGCTCTTAGAGCGGCCGGTGGCAACTACGATGTGAACGAAGCGGCCGCACAGCAACAGACACTCCAAGACGAATATTCATACCTACAAGAGCAACGGGATGTCGGCGCCACCGATATCCATCACCATCACCACGACGATGATGCCCATCATCTGCACGAGCACGGCTTGATCGACCAAGACGGTGGTTTAGGATCCAGCGCGGGTTACCCGTCGTTGACGGCTGACGAGACATTCAAGACCAGCTTGGGAGTGCCAAACACCGACTACACAGGcaagaagaaataa
- the LOC100161013 gene encoding splicing factor 3A subunit 1 gives MPEGVEEVPSIGIIYPPPEVRNIVDKTASFVARNGPEFESRIRQNELGNPKFNFLTQGDPYHAYYVHKVKDLREKAAQEPTLPPKETKSMSTATQLKQQELLKQVQEAIFVPKDPPKEFEFIADPPSISALDLDIVKLTALFVARNGRQFLTNLMAREQRNFQFDFLRPQHSLFQYFTKLLEQYTKVLMPPKDLMKCLKEESYDRQQILDDVKYRSEWQKHQDALRRKEEQLIEKERLAYAQIDWHDFVVVETVDFQYGEIGNFPPPTTPDQVGVRTLMQERVDNGEEAVEMSDAEDDMQVDSDDEMEKRVNGRMYAPESELRVPGEEKSSRDNNQVQDMDESSSDDDGDLPPGVSKSDSRSNQMAQPAVPEKVIVKKGYNPKQIVRAPVKAPPEEYLISPITGEKIPASKVQEHMRIGLLDPRWVEQRDKHISDKMNQESVYAPGAAIEASLKQLAERRTDIFGVGVEETAIGKKIGEEESRIDDKATWDGHTSSVEAATRAARANITLEDQIHQIHKVKGLIHDDEKEKIGPKPVSGTVTISHPPTSQAVSVQMSMASNMQNAMMQPHAPNMMQSQPMMMVQQQQQMMVPQPQAYQVMQPQMPPNPFLGAARGMMQPPLPQGPPGMKHVMEIAEDEPLMKKQKTEDSLEPEIQFMMKFNGPVMFNVGTPVLTDKPEWALNGQILNITLPLQETVSVIKTKIHELTGMPPGKQKLQCDGLFFKDSNTLAYYNIGPGSTIHLQLKERGGRKK, from the exons ATGCCCGAAGGTGTTGAAGAAGTTCCTAGCATCGGCATTATTTATCCACCGCCAGAAGTAAGGA ATATTGTCGATAAAACTGCCAGTTTTGTAGCACGAAATGGACCAGAATTTGAGTCTCGTATTCGTCAAAATGAATTGGGCAAtcccaaattcaattttcttaCCCAAGGCGATCCTTACCATGCATACTATGTACACAAAGTCAAAGACCTCAGGGAAAAAGCTG CACAAGAACCAACCTTACCACCTAAAGAAACAAAAAGCATGTCAACTGCTACCCAACTTAAACAACAAGAGCTCCTGAAACAAGTACAGGAAGCAATATTTGTACCAAAGGATCCGCCAAAAGAATTTGAATTCATTGCTGATCCTCCATCAATATCAGCTCTTgactt aGATATAGTGAAGCTTACAGCATTATTTGTTGCTCGTAATGGCAGACAGTTTTTAACCAATCTGATGGCAAGAGAACAACGTAATTTTCAGTTTGACTTTTTACGTCCACAACATTctctatttcaatatttcacaaAGCTCCTTGAACAGTATACTAAAGTGTTGATGCCTCCTAAAGATCTTATGAAGTGTTTAAAAGAAGAAAGTTATGATCGACAACAAATTTTAGATGATGTCAAATATCGTTCTGAATGGCAAAAACATCAAGATGCTTTACGTAGAAAAGAAGAACagcttatagaaaaagaaagaT TGGCCTATGCTCAGATTGATTGGCatgattttgttgttgttgaaaCTGTTGACTTTCAATATGGTGAAATTGGCAATTTCCCTCCACCAACTACACCAGATCAAGTTGGTGTGCGTACATTGATGCAAGAACGTGTAGATAATGGAGAAGAAGCTGTTGAAATGAGTGATGCAGAAGACGATATGCAGGTAGACAGTGATGATGAAATGGAAAAACGAGTTAATGGTAGGATGTACGCACCAGAAAGTGAACTCAGAGTACCTGGCGAAGAGAAATCCAGTAGAGACAACAACcag gttCAAGACATGGATGAATCATCCAGTGATGATGATGGTGATTTACCACCAGGTGTTTCGAAATCTGATAGTCGTTCAAACCAAATGGCTCAGCCGGCTGTTCCAGAAAAGGTTATTGTGAAAAAGGGATACAATCCCAAACAAA TTGTTCGAGCTCCAGTTAAAGCACCCCCTGAAGAATATTTAATATCTCCAATTACTGGTGAAAAGATACCTGCAAGCAAAGTCCAAGAACATATGAGAATTGGATTATTAGATCCCCGTTGGGTAGAACAACGAGACAAGCATATCAGTGATAAAATGAACCAGGAATCTGTATATGCTCCAG GAGCTGCTATTGAGGCTAGTTTAAAACAGTTGGCTGAACGTCGTACTGATATATTTGGTGTTGGTGTTGAAGAAACTGCCATTGGTAAAAAAATTGGGGAAGAAGAAAGTAGAATAGACGATAAG gcTACATGGGATGGGCACACTTCTAGTGTAGAAGCTGCAACTCGTGCAGCTCGAGCTAATATCACTCTAGAAGATCAAATTCACCAAATTCACAAAGTTAAAGGTCTAATTCATGatgatgaaaaagaaaaaattggtcCAAAACCTGTATCAGGTACAGTAACAATTTCTCATCCGCCTACTTCCCAAGCCGTTTCTGTACAAATGTCAATGGCTAGTAATATGCAAAACGCAATGATGCAACCACATGCTCCTAACATGATGCAATCGCAACCTATGATGATGGTTCAGCAACAGCAACAGATGATGG TTCCACAACCTCAAGCTTATCAAGTAATGCAGCCCCAAATGCCACCGAATCCATTTTTGGGAGCTGCTAGAGGAATGATGCAACCTCCATTACCTCAGGGTCCA cCTGGAATGAAGCACGTAATGGAAATTGCTGAAGATGAACCGCTTATGAAGAAACAGAAGACTGAAGATTCTTTAGAACCTGAAATACAGTTTATGATGAAGTTTAAT ggtCCTGTCATGTTTAATGTTGGAACACCTGTTCTCACTGACAAACCAGAATGGGCCCTCAATGGacagatattaaatataacattaccgCTTCAAGAAACAGTGTCTGTGATTAAGACAAAAATTCATGAGTTAACTGGAATGCCGCCTGGCAAACAAAAACTACAATGCGAC GGATTGTTCTTCAAAGATTCTAATACGttagcttattataatataggacctGGTTCAACCATTCATTTACAATTGAAAGAACGTGGTGGTCGTAAAAAGTAA
- the LOC107882480 gene encoding uncharacterized protein LOC107882480 yields MSRYALVIKEAFTCMKNAKINIAMYKNSSNLANSNFGYIELLEAIEPNNNFQVKIESRHRGISNSARMPSLNVQKTDICNFISTDLLFVPLIRRIFDLEKFCPIAKGKHIVYKDRILSKYRPYMPLGCWMIITRITKKESTFTCFNITLQSLPSMKSEPYQCT; encoded by the exons CATGTatgaaaaatgcaaaaattaacATTGCTATGTATAAAAACTCCTCGAATCTGGCAAATAGTAATTTTGGGTACATCGAATTACTAGAAGCAATTGAACCGAATAATAACtttcag GTGAAAATTGAAAGCCGTCACAGAGGCATAAGTAATTCAGCAAGAATGCCTTCATTAAATGTCCAGAAAAcagatatttgtaattttatatccaCAGATTTGTTATTTGTACCATTAATTAGACGCATTTTTGATTTAGAAAAATTCTGTCCTATTgccaaa GGTAAACACATTGTTTATAAAGATAGAATTCTTTCAAAGTATCGGCCTTACATGCCATTGGGCTGCTGGATGATTATAACTAGAATCACCAAAAAAGAATCAACATTCACATGTTTTAACATTACTCTTCAATCATTGCCATCAATGAAATCGGAGCCCTACCagtgtacataa